A genome region from Leptodactylus fuscus isolate aLepFus1 chromosome 6, aLepFus1.hap2, whole genome shotgun sequence includes the following:
- the LOC142210450 gene encoding actin-related protein 2/3 complex subunit 1A-A-like, which translates to MAFYSFGTDPISCHAWNKDRSQVAISPNNHLVQIYQKVDDTWSLIHELREHNGRITGIDWAPNSNQIVTCAVDRNAYVWNLRDGVWKPTLVLLRINRAATCVKWSPQENKIAVGSGSQTISICYFEKENDWWISKHIKKSIRSTVLSLAWHPNNILLAAGSCDFHCRIFSTYVKEIEEKPSATLWGTKMPFGELLFERGNNGGWVHGVSFSPSGQCLAWVDHNSCANVADSAHNKEVSELRTDRLPFLTVLFVNECRLVAAGHDCTPFLVSYTGPGKLELLGRMESEKQVSRSATSAMQHFRNLDRKAAQESEGSDPGTLHQNSISQLSVVDRDLSSISTFSSSGMDGALVIWSCQN; encoded by the exons ATGGCATTCTATAGTTTTGGCACAGATCCTATATCTTGTCATGCTTGGAACAAGGATCGATCTC AAGTCGCCATCAGTCCCAATAATCACCTTGTACAAATCTACCAGAAGGTGGACGACACATGGAGCCTGATCCATGAGCTGCGAGAACACAACGGCCGGATCACTG GGATTGACTGGGCTCCAAACTCCAATCAGATTGTGACGTGTGCTGTGGACCGAAATGCCTATGTGTGGAACCTCAGGGACGGAGTGTGGAAGCCAACGCTTGTCCTGCTGCGAATCAACCGAGCTGCAACATGTGTCAAGTGGTCACCCCAGGAGAACAAGATTGCGGTGGGCAGTGGCTCCCAGACTATTTCCATCTGTTACTTTGAGAAGGAGAATGACTG GTGGATCAGCAAACATATTAAGAAATCTATTCGTTCCACTGTCCTCAGCCTGGCCTGGCACCCAAACAACATCCTGTTAGCTGCTGGCAGCTGTGACTTCCATTGCAG AATTTTCTCCACTTATGTGAAGGAAATTGAAGAGAAGCCAAGTGCAACGCTGTGGGGAACCAAGATGCCTTTTGGGGAGCTCCTTTTTGAGAGAGGGAACAATGGCGGCTGGGTGCACGGAGTCAGCTTCTCTCCCAGTGGTCAGTGCCTGGCCTGGGTTGATCACAACAGTTGTGCCAACGTAGCCGACTCCGCACATAACAAAGA GGTCTCGGAGCTGCGGACGGACCGTCTCCCCTTCCTGACTGTTCTATTTGTGAATGAGTGCCGGCTGGTTGCGGCT GGACATGACTGCACCCCTTTCCTGGTTTCCTACACTGGCCCAGGGAAGTTGGAGCTCCTGGGCAGAATGGAGTCTGAGAAGCAAGTTTCCCGCTCCGCCACCTCCGCCATGCAGCATTTTCGTAACCTGGATAGAAAGGCCGCCCAGGAGAGTGAGGGCTCTGACCCTGGCACCCTGCACCAGAACAGCATCAG CCAGTTGTCAGTGGTGGACAGGGACCTGAGCAGTATCTCCACGTTCAGCAGCAGCGGGATGGACGGAGCCCTGGTCATCTGGTCCTGCCAG AACTGA